The Cellulophaga sp. L1A9 genome window below encodes:
- a CDS encoding TonB-dependent receptor: MNQINYLLLFLVALISFSGISQEKFSISGSISETKSNETLIGVTIAVPQLATGVTTNEYGFYSLSLPAGEYTLEISYLGYQTLNKTIVLNQNTKLNLQLEESAEQLQEIVVVENVEKTDLRTPQMSVSNLAVKTIKKIPVVLGESDVLKAIVLLPGVSNAGEGSSGFNVRGGSADQNLILLDEATIFNSSHLFGFFSVFNPDAIKDIKLFKGGIPSRYGGRVSSVLEIFQKEGNSKAFKVNGGIGLVASRLLLEGPIIKDKAAFLIGGRSSYAHLFLPLFDIDNKAYFYDLNTKLNFKLNDRNNIFLSGYFGRDVFSISDSFVNTYGNTVGNLRWNHLFSDKLFSNLSLIYSDYYYGLKLDFVGFEWNSGIQNFNLKYDLKHYVKNNLQINYGINNIYYQFNPGKIVPSSEDSGIVEEQLIQKYANEFAAYIDIEHDITDKLSVEYGLRLSNFNRLGQEEINVYANNNPLDFNSDLLIYEKADPIATNTVGRKTSLKTFTNLEPRISMSYKLNDDNSIKSSYTRLAQYLHLLSNTNSPTPLDVWTPSGSFIKPQLLDQYALGYFRNLKNGDYSLETEVYYKKIKNRIDYIDGANLIANNAIEQVILNGEARAYGLEILFRKNVGKFQGWLSYTLSKSEQHTPGRVATSTNGISPLETGINNGEWYNTPYDKTHDVSVFGSYELNEKWDINANFVFQTGQPTNYPIGQFEFQGLTVPYYGQRNSERLPNYNRLDISATLTPTKNKNRKIQGEWVFSIYNVYNRKNAASINFSNNNETGVNEAVRTSIFGIVPAVTYNFKF; encoded by the coding sequence ATGAATCAAATTAACTATTTACTCTTATTTCTAGTAGCGCTCATTTCATTCTCTGGAATATCTCAAGAAAAATTTTCCATTAGTGGGAGTATCAGTGAAACGAAAAGTAATGAGACTTTAATTGGTGTTACTATTGCCGTTCCTCAATTAGCGACAGGAGTAACCACTAATGAATACGGGTTCTATTCCCTATCGCTACCTGCAGGAGAATATACTCTCGAAATTAGCTATTTAGGCTACCAAACCTTAAACAAAACCATCGTTTTAAACCAAAACACAAAGCTTAATCTCCAATTAGAGGAGTCTGCAGAGCAATTGCAAGAAATTGTTGTAGTAGAAAATGTTGAAAAAACAGATCTTCGTACTCCTCAAATGAGCGTGAGTAATTTAGCGGTTAAAACCATAAAAAAAATACCCGTCGTTTTAGGTGAATCTGATGTTCTTAAAGCCATTGTTTTACTTCCTGGAGTTAGTAACGCAGGTGAAGGTTCTTCTGGTTTCAATGTTAGAGGTGGTTCTGCTGATCAAAATCTAATTCTTTTAGATGAAGCTACAATTTTTAATTCATCACATCTTTTCGGTTTTTTCTCTGTTTTTAATCCAGATGCAATAAAAGACATTAAACTTTTTAAAGGGGGAATTCCATCGCGCTACGGTGGACGTGTATCTTCCGTTTTAGAAATATTTCAAAAGGAAGGCAATAGTAAAGCGTTCAAAGTAAATGGAGGTATTGGATTAGTCGCTAGTAGACTACTCCTAGAAGGCCCTATAATAAAAGATAAAGCTGCATTTCTTATAGGAGGTAGATCTTCTTACGCACATTTATTTTTACCTCTTTTTGATATAGATAATAAGGCTTATTTCTATGATTTAAATACAAAATTGAATTTTAAACTAAATGACCGCAACAATATTTTCTTATCAGGGTACTTTGGAAGGGATGTTTTTAGCATCAGTGATAGTTTCGTAAACACGTACGGTAATACCGTGGGTAATCTGAGATGGAATCATCTCTTTTCCGATAAGCTATTTTCTAATTTATCATTAATCTATTCCGACTACTACTATGGTTTAAAATTAGATTTTGTCGGATTTGAATGGAATTCAGGTATTCAGAATTTTAATTTAAAGTACGATCTTAAACATTACGTGAAAAATAACCTTCAAATTAATTACGGTATAAATAATATTTATTATCAATTTAACCCTGGAAAAATTGTACCGAGTAGTGAAGATTCCGGGATTGTAGAAGAACAACTTATTCAGAAATATGCCAATGAATTTGCGGCCTATATAGATATAGAGCATGATATTACAGATAAATTAAGTGTAGAATATGGGTTAAGACTTAGTAATTTTAATAGGTTAGGACAAGAGGAAATAAATGTTTATGCCAACAATAACCCTCTAGATTTTAATTCAGACCTTTTAATTTACGAAAAAGCAGACCCTATTGCAACAAATACAGTTGGAAGAAAGACATCCCTAAAAACGTTTACGAATCTTGAACCAAGAATATCAATGTCTTATAAGCTGAATGATGATAATTCTATTAAATCTAGCTACACAAGATTAGCACAATATTTACATCTATTGTCAAATACCAACTCACCTACTCCATTAGATGTATGGACACCAAGTGGCTCTTTTATAAAACCTCAATTATTAGATCAATATGCCTTGGGTTATTTTAGAAATTTAAAAAATGGGGACTATTCCCTTGAAACGGAAGTTTATTATAAAAAAATAAAAAATAGAATTGACTATATAGATGGTGCTAATTTAATTGCGAACAATGCCATTGAACAAGTCATCCTAAACGGTGAGGCCAGAGCGTATGGATTAGAAATTTTATTTCGAAAAAATGTGGGGAAATTCCAAGGATGGCTGTCGTATACCTTGTCAAAATCAGAACAACATACTCCAGGTAGAGTTGCAACCAGTACAAACGGGATTAGCCCATTAGAAACAGGTATTAACAATGGAGAGTGGTATAATACGCCTTATGATAAAACCCATGACGTTTCTGTTTTTGGGAGTTATGAGCTTAATGAAAAATGGGATATCAATGCCAATTTCGTATTTCAAACCGGACAACCCACGAACTATCCTATAGGCCAGTTTGAATTTCAAGGGCTAACTGTTCCTTATTATGGACAGAGAAACTCAGAAAGGCTTCCCAATTATAACAGACTAGATATTTCTGCGACCTTAACTCCCACAAAAAATAAGAACAGAAAAATACAAGGGGAATGGGTTTTTAGTATTTATAACGTGTATAATCGTAAAAACGCAGCTTCCATTAATTTTAGCAACAATAATGAAACGGGAGTCAATGAAGCAGTAAGAACTTCTATATTCGGAATTGTACCTGCAGTAACTTATAACTTTAAATTTTAA
- a CDS encoding DUF4249 family protein has protein sequence MKNIYFILLVSLVALGCEDVIDVDVPTEQSRLVIDGLIRVSDTETNTDLVIKTSLSNSFFEMITPLTVTSVVIKTSNSSAEITLIESQTGTYTTSVSTEILKEGPITLNIVYNNETYEGISTFTSSAPIDKLIQGEGTLFDDDETEIIIAYTDNIATENFYLFDFDFNEFLVSEDTFYEGEQFEFSYFYDSDLEAGRTAQVSILGVDETFYNYMNQIIAQSGGSQGPFQTPAGTVRGNIINTTTVENYALGYFSISETFTQLITIE, from the coding sequence ATGAAAAATATATATTTCATACTATTAGTCTCTTTAGTAGCTTTAGGTTGCGAAGATGTAATTGACGTAGATGTGCCAACAGAACAATCCAGATTAGTTATTGATGGCCTTATACGCGTATCTGATACAGAGACAAATACTGACCTGGTAATAAAAACAAGTTTATCCAATTCTTTTTTTGAGATGATAACCCCGTTAACGGTTACAAGTGTGGTAATAAAAACCAGCAATAGCAGCGCCGAAATTACGCTTATTGAATCGCAAACAGGAACATACACCACCAGCGTATCCACAGAAATTTTAAAAGAAGGACCAATTACGCTAAACATTGTGTACAATAATGAAACCTATGAAGGAATTTCCACGTTTACTTCTTCTGCTCCAATCGATAAATTGATTCAGGGAGAAGGCACTTTGTTTGATGATGACGAAACAGAAATTATCATCGCGTATACGGATAATATAGCTACTGAAAATTTCTATCTGTTTGACTTTGATTTTAATGAGTTTTTAGTGTCTGAAGATACTTTTTATGAAGGAGAGCAATTTGAATTCTCCTATTTTTATGATTCAGATTTAGAAGCAGGGCGAACCGCACAAGTAAGTATATTGGGAGTAGATGAAACCTTTTATAATTATATGAATCAAATAATTGCACAAAGTGGTGGTAGTCAAGGGCCTTTTCAAACTCCTGCTGGTACCGTTCGTGGTAATATCATAAACACCACTACAGTTGAAAATTACGCTTTAGGCTATTTTTCAATTTCTGAAACTTTTACACAACTAATTACTATTGAATAA
- a CDS encoding DUF6095 family protein translates to MHTDKDILVKGLKYLGYTVALMFSAPVVIYQAFKNQEHSLYIPVLILGFILAIAALFMAFLGIKTIMDSLFGKKQKKK, encoded by the coding sequence ATGCATACAGATAAAGACATTTTAGTTAAAGGATTAAAATATTTAGGCTATACCGTAGCGTTAATGTTTTCTGCTCCAGTTGTAATCTACCAAGCCTTTAAAAACCAAGAACACTCCTTGTATATCCCAGTATTAATTTTGGGCTTTATATTAGCTATAGCAGCGTTATTTATGGCTTTCTTAGGTATAAAAACGATAATGGATAGCCTATTTGGTAAAAAACAGAAAAAGAAATAA
- a CDS encoding DUF4294 domain-containing protein: MKKNFLLSFLLLVYSFCFGQEEETPLDSIAENMIIIEGDSIMQSTIALDEYYVFSKLKFSSYEEKLRYYILRRKTLKVYPYAKLAADRLTELNDSLTKITKNSHKRKYTREIQKYIEGEFSDELKKLTRTEGQILVKLIHRQTGNTAFDLVKELRNGWRAFWYNATAKMFKISLKEEFHPDLVHEDYLIEDILQRAFSQFRIERQKSALNFDYSQLTDKWSGQKK, from the coding sequence ATGAAAAAGAACTTTTTATTAAGCTTTTTGTTGCTTGTGTATTCTTTTTGCTTTGGGCAAGAAGAGGAAACCCCTTTAGATTCCATTGCTGAAAATATGATTATTATAGAAGGAGATTCAATTATGCAAAGTACTATTGCGCTAGATGAATATTATGTTTTTAGTAAACTTAAGTTTTCAAGCTACGAAGAGAAATTACGGTACTATATATTAAGGAGGAAAACACTTAAGGTGTATCCTTATGCGAAATTAGCGGCAGATAGGCTTACGGAGTTGAATGATAGTTTGACCAAGATTACAAAAAACTCGCATAAAAGAAAGTACACTAGAGAAATTCAGAAATATATTGAAGGAGAGTTTTCCGATGAGTTAAAAAAGCTAACACGTACGGAAGGACAGATATTGGTTAAGCTTATACATCGTCAAACGGGCAATACTGCTTTTGATTTGGTGAAAGAATTAAGGAATGGTTGGCGTGCTTTCTGGTATAACGCTACGGCAAAAATGTTTAAGATAAGTCTTAAGGAAGAGTTTCATCCAGATTTGGTCCATGAAGATTACTTAATAGAGGACATATTACAGCGCGCTTTCTCTCAGTTTAGAATAGAAAGACAGAAATCTGCTTTAAACTTTGATTACTCCCAATTAACAGACAAGTGGTCTGGTCAAAAGAAATAG
- a CDS encoding M42 family metallopeptidase encodes MSTNKILTKKSIDFLEKYLNNASPTGYESEGQKIWMEYLKPYVDTFITDTYGTAVGVINPDAKYKVVIEGHSDEISWYVNYITDEGLIYVIRNGGSDHQIAPSKWVNIHTKKGIVKGIFGWPAIHTRDNSKEEPPKLDNIFIDIGAKDKKEVEKMGVHVGCVITYPDTFQILNGNKFVCRAIDNRAGGFMIAEVARLLHENKQKLPFGLYITNSVQEEIGLRGAEMITQTINPNVAIVTDVCHDTTTPMIDKKKQGHTEIGAGPVISYAPAVQNKLRERIIETAEANKIPFQRMASSRYTGTDTDAFAYSNGGVASALISLPLRYMHTTVETVHQDDVENVIKLIYETILNIKDGETFSYFE; translated from the coding sequence ATGAGTACAAATAAGATACTGACTAAAAAATCAATTGATTTTTTAGAAAAATACCTAAATAACGCCTCCCCTACTGGTTATGAATCAGAAGGACAGAAAATTTGGATGGAATATCTAAAACCATATGTAGATACGTTCATTACCGATACCTACGGCACTGCTGTAGGAGTCATAAACCCTGATGCAAAATACAAGGTTGTTATTGAGGGGCATTCTGATGAAATTTCATGGTATGTAAATTACATTACCGATGAAGGATTAATATATGTGATTAGAAATGGCGGAAGCGATCATCAAATTGCACCATCGAAATGGGTAAATATTCATACCAAAAAAGGCATTGTAAAAGGAATATTTGGCTGGCCCGCTATTCACACCCGTGATAACTCAAAAGAAGAACCACCAAAATTAGACAACATCTTTATTGATATAGGTGCTAAAGACAAAAAAGAAGTCGAAAAAATGGGAGTTCATGTAGGATGTGTTATCACATACCCTGATACTTTCCAGATTTTAAACGGAAACAAATTTGTTTGTAGAGCGATAGATAACAGAGCTGGTGGCTTTATGATTGCCGAAGTAGCACGTCTTTTACATGAAAACAAACAAAAATTGCCATTTGGACTTTACATAACCAATTCTGTTCAAGAAGAAATTGGACTTAGAGGTGCCGAAATGATTACGCAAACTATTAATCCGAATGTTGCCATAGTTACAGATGTGTGTCACGATACCACTACCCCAATGATTGACAAGAAAAAACAAGGTCATACTGAAATAGGTGCTGGCCCCGTGATATCTTACGCTCCTGCAGTACAAAACAAATTACGAGAACGTATTATTGAAACGGCCGAAGCTAATAAAATACCTTTTCAAAGAATGGCTTCTTCACGTTATACCGGTACGGATACAGATGCATTTGCATACAGCAATGGCGGTGTTGCTTCTGCTTTAATCTCTTTACCATTACGTTACATGCACACTACTGTAGAAACAGTACATCAAGATGACGTAGAAAATGTGATTAAACTTATTTACGAAACAATCTTAAATATAAAAGACGGAGAAACGTTCAGTTATTTTGAATAA
- a CDS encoding NUDIX domain-containing protein: MDELIDILDADGNKTGETVLKSIAHRNGIFHQTVHIWFYTKNQHILLQQRGKDKTIFPLLFDVSVAGHIASGEEIEDAAVREVAEEIGLNISKRELKKIGVFKSIQNHSPELIDAEFHHAFIAELNVPLQELTKQESEVEDLQLTSLLKFSEETWGMANLRKYVPHSVQYYKTVIKSIKKEL, from the coding sequence ATGGATGAACTCATAGACATATTAGATGCTGACGGAAATAAAACTGGCGAGACCGTTTTAAAATCTATTGCACATAGAAACGGAATTTTTCATCAAACGGTGCATATCTGGTTTTATACTAAAAATCAACATATCTTATTACAACAACGAGGGAAAGACAAAACCATTTTTCCTTTATTGTTTGATGTTTCTGTAGCAGGACATATTGCTTCTGGCGAGGAAATTGAAGACGCTGCAGTTCGAGAAGTTGCTGAAGAAATAGGACTAAATATCTCCAAGAGGGAGTTAAAAAAAATAGGTGTATTTAAATCTATTCAAAACCATAGCCCAGAATTGATTGATGCTGAGTTTCATCATGCATTCATTGCAGAATTAAACGTACCACTACAGGAGCTTACAAAACAAGAAAGCGAAGTGGAAGATTTACAACTCACCTCGCTTTTAAAATTTTCGGAAGAAACTTGGGGTATGGCTAATCTTAGAAAATATGTACCACACTCCGTTCAATATTACAAAACGGTGATAAAATCAATTAAAAAAGAATTATAG
- the hisS gene encoding histidine--tRNA ligase, which yields MAQKPSIPKGTRDFTPSEVVKRNYIFDSIKKNFQTFGFQPIETPSFENSDTLMGKYGDEGDRLIFKILNSGDYLNKVDDVTYAAKNSNAITSKISEKALRYDLTVPFARYVVMHQNEIDFPFKRYQIQPVWRADRPQKGRFREFYQCDADVVGSDSLLQEVEFVQLYDAVFSDLKLDGVTIKMNNRKILAGIAEVIGAKDNLIDFTVALDKLDKIGEEGVKKEMLEKGISEASIEKASPLFSLKGTNLEQLDALELLLATSEEGAKGVQELRFIMETISELGLQTATLAIDVTLARGLNYYTGAIFEVGAPEGVKMGSIGGGGRYDDLTGIFGLKDVSGVGISFGLDRIYLVLEELNLFPEAIDQSLQVLCVNFGDQEALTALKLVTKLRKQGVKADVYPNSAKMQKQMKYANNRNVPFVILIGDEELANNSFVVKNMKEGSQETYSLDKVEEFIKKL from the coding sequence ATGGCACAAAAACCATCTATTCCAAAAGGAACCAGAGATTTTACACCTTCAGAGGTAGTAAAACGTAATTATATATTTGATAGCATAAAGAAGAATTTTCAAACTTTCGGATTTCAGCCCATTGAAACACCGTCTTTTGAAAATTCAGATACCTTAATGGGTAAATATGGAGATGAAGGAGACCGTTTAATCTTTAAGATATTAAATTCTGGGGATTATTTGAATAAAGTAGATGATGTAACCTATGCTGCTAAGAATTCAAATGCAATAACCTCAAAAATATCAGAAAAAGCATTGCGTTATGATCTTACCGTGCCGTTTGCGCGTTATGTAGTAATGCATCAGAATGAAATAGATTTTCCGTTTAAAAGATATCAAATTCAACCGGTGTGGAGAGCAGACCGTCCTCAAAAAGGACGTTTTAGAGAATTTTATCAATGTGATGCAGATGTAGTAGGCTCAGATTCCCTTTTGCAAGAAGTGGAGTTTGTGCAATTATACGATGCTGTTTTTTCTGATTTGAAGTTAGATGGGGTTACTATCAAAATGAATAATAGAAAAATCTTAGCCGGTATTGCAGAAGTAATTGGTGCTAAAGATAATTTGATAGACTTTACAGTCGCTTTAGATAAATTAGATAAAATAGGAGAAGAGGGAGTAAAGAAAGAAATGCTAGAAAAAGGTATTTCAGAAGCTTCTATAGAAAAAGCTTCGCCATTATTTTCTTTAAAAGGGACAAATTTAGAGCAGTTAGATGCCCTTGAATTACTATTGGCAACTTCAGAAGAAGGAGCAAAAGGGGTACAGGAACTTCGTTTTATTATGGAAACAATTTCTGAGCTTGGTTTGCAAACCGCAACTTTGGCTATAGATGTTACTTTAGCACGCGGACTTAATTATTACACAGGGGCTATATTTGAAGTTGGAGCTCCAGAAGGAGTAAAGATGGGCTCTATTGGTGGCGGTGGTCGTTATGATGATTTAACGGGTATATTTGGGTTGAAAGATGTAAGTGGAGTAGGTATTTCTTTTGGATTAGATAGAATCTACTTAGTTTTAGAGGAATTAAATTTATTTCCTGAAGCTATAGATCAATCTTTACAGGTACTTTGTGTTAATTTTGGAGATCAAGAAGCTTTGACGGCTTTAAAGCTTGTAACAAAATTAAGAAAGCAAGGGGTTAAGGCAGACGTCTACCCGAATAGCGCAAAAATGCAAAAGCAAATGAAATATGCAAATAATAGGAATGTACCTTTTGTGATTTTGATAGGGGATGAAGAATTAGCGAATAATTCTTTTGTAGTCAAGAATATGAAAGAGGGATCGCAAGAAACGTATAGTTTGGATAAGGTAGAGGAATTTATAAAAAAACTATAA
- a CDS encoding DUF6495 family protein, producing MKYTRLTKQQLEELQQEFINFLATQSITGGEWENIKSNKPEVAEEELDVFSDLVWEGVLNKVDFVENISTQQMHLFHLTDKEMKLISVKVMNPEIDLTTEVGFKWFKKNWQSDFVEYLSASKAYKDDKNLDKFELIQKGAVITKGELYQWFEKVIG from the coding sequence ATGAAGTATACAAGACTTACAAAGCAGCAGTTAGAAGAATTACAGCAGGAATTTATTAATTTCTTAGCGACTCAATCTATTACAGGAGGGGAGTGGGAAAATATTAAAAGCAATAAGCCAGAAGTAGCAGAAGAAGAATTAGATGTTTTTTCAGATTTGGTGTGGGAAGGCGTATTAAACAAAGTAGATTTTGTGGAGAATATTTCAACACAGCAAATGCATTTATTTCACTTAACGGATAAAGAAATGAAATTGATATCTGTTAAGGTGATGAATCCTGAGATAGATCTAACCACAGAAGTAGGCTTTAAGTGGTTTAAGAAAAACTGGCAATCAGATTTTGTCGAATACCTTTCTGCTTCTAAAGCGTATAAGGACGATAAAAACCTTGATAAGTTTGAGCTTATTCAAAAAGGTGCCGTAATAACCAAAGGAGAGCTGTATCAGTGGTTTGAAAAAGTCATTGGATAA
- a CDS encoding carboxypeptidase regulatory-like domain-containing protein, with protein sequence MFKKACAFFVLLFVSFGAFSQVTTSNIKGLIVDDVNEPLFGANIVVVHTPTGTTYGAISNEDGRFNLLNLRVGGPYEVSISYIGYKTQSKSDVYLTLGQTFNVDVTLASDSQALQEVVVVSDQSGTFGSGRTGAETSVGSRELTRLPTISRSAQDFTRLEPTASGNSFGGRNDQYNNFSLDGAIFNNPFGLDSPTPGGQTGSQPISLDAIEQIQVSTAPYDVTQSGFTGASVNAVTKSGTNEFHGTVYGFFRNEDLTGGKIKGEDVTKPKLSQNQYGVSIGGPIVKNKLFFFANFEKDERDDLGSNGWVPNTGSGAINESRVLESDLIAVQSALADLGYDTGSYEGFTYGSESTKGLFKLDWNINDKNRLALIYNFLRSSAEKPAHPTALTNRGPSFTTLQFENSGYEINNNLNSFQLELNSTLSNSVTNKFQFGYSHFDDFRDPLSVPAPVITIQDGNNSNYIIAGHEPFSINNKLDQKVFQFTNNLNIFKGDHTYTIGVSFEKFEFKNSFNLAAYDVFTFPYRGTFNIPGFGGPYPSVEDFLADAADPDGVLAFNLANAQNVYDSSNVAGDGNDGGWKLSELNVGQVAFYLQDEWNASDKFKLTYGIRFDKPLYFDTADLIQKFIDTDNGGAGRDTSIQYYNPNTGEDVTLDSTTLPNNDWLISPRVGFNWDIEGDKAIQLRGGTGIFTGRLPFVWIGNQVSGADDGFFQIVDPDFKFPQVWRTNLGVDKRFENGIIGTLDVSYTKDLNAAHVQNWGLRDPSGTLNGVGDNRTYYESDDYVGNNAYVFTNSDKGRVFNISLKGQKTFDNGLYIMAAYSYLDSKEVNSIEAEITGDAFDFNPTAGDANADVLSYSAYGDTHRFIGVLSKNFGYGKGKWNTTISSFFEYAQGARYNYTYAGNINGDSSGQNNDLLYIPTAAEVGQMQFSGAGQAEAFEAYIQQDDYLSDNRGDYMERYGALAPWRGKWDVKFLQDYKFDNNNKIQFSIDVLNIGNLISSDWGVVQQPNNVSPIGVSVDATNTPTYTFDPSLTETYGYDASLLSRWQAQFGLRYIF encoded by the coding sequence ATGTTTAAAAAGGCTTGTGCATTCTTTGTGCTTCTATTTGTCTCCTTCGGAGCATTTTCCCAGGTAACGACCTCTAATATTAAAGGTCTTATCGTTGATGATGTTAATGAACCATTATTTGGCGCTAACATTGTAGTCGTTCATACACCAACAGGCACAACTTATGGTGCTATATCTAATGAGGACGGTAGATTTAATTTGTTAAATTTGAGAGTAGGTGGCCCTTACGAGGTTTCAATCTCTTATATCGGTTACAAAACACAATCAAAGTCAGACGTGTATCTTACTTTAGGACAGACCTTTAATGTAGATGTTACTTTGGCTTCAGATAGTCAGGCATTGCAAGAAGTTGTGGTCGTATCAGATCAAAGTGGAACTTTTGGTAGTGGACGTACTGGAGCAGAAACTAGTGTTGGTAGTAGGGAATTAACACGTCTACCAACAATTTCTAGATCTGCACAAGATTTTACACGATTAGAACCTACGGCTAGTGGTAACTCTTTTGGTGGTCGTAATGATCAATACAATAACTTTTCTCTAGATGGCGCTATTTTCAACAATCCATTTGGCTTAGATTCTCCTACTCCAGGAGGGCAAACAGGTTCTCAGCCTATTTCTTTAGATGCTATTGAACAAATTCAAGTATCTACAGCTCCATATGATGTAACGCAATCTGGTTTTACTGGAGCGTCAGTAAATGCAGTTACTAAAAGTGGTACCAATGAATTTCATGGTACTGTGTATGGTTTTTTTAGAAATGAAGATTTAACAGGTGGTAAAATTAAAGGAGAAGATGTTACAAAGCCAAAATTGTCTCAAAATCAATACGGTGTTAGTATTGGTGGGCCAATTGTAAAAAATAAATTATTCTTTTTTGCAAACTTTGAGAAAGATGAAAGAGATGATTTAGGGAGCAATGGATGGGTTCCAAATACGGGGTCAGGTGCAATTAACGAATCTAGAGTGTTGGAAAGCGACTTAATAGCTGTGCAATCTGCATTAGCTGATTTGGGTTATGATACAGGTAGCTATGAAGGTTTTACGTATGGCTCAGAGTCAACAAAAGGATTGTTTAAATTAGATTGGAATATTAATGATAAAAACCGTTTAGCATTAATTTATAATTTTTTAAGATCATCTGCGGAAAAACCAGCGCATCCAACAGCATTAACAAATAGAGGTCCAAGTTTTACAACCTTACAATTTGAGAACTCTGGTTACGAGATAAATAATAATTTAAATTCGTTTCAGTTAGAATTAAACTCAACCTTATCTAATTCAGTAACTAATAAGTTTCAATTTGGTTATTCTCATTTTGATGATTTTAGAGATCCACTTTCAGTGCCTGCTCCAGTTATTACTATTCAAGATGGTAATAATTCAAATTATATTATTGCTGGTCATGAGCCATTTTCAATTAATAATAAATTAGATCAAAAAGTATTTCAGTTTACAAATAACTTAAATATTTTTAAAGGAGATCATACGTATACTATTGGAGTTTCGTTTGAAAAATTTGAATTTAAAAATTCTTTTAACTTGGCAGCTTATGATGTTTTTACTTTCCCCTATAGAGGTACTTTTAATATACCTGGTTTTGGTGGTCCTTACCCATCTGTAGAAGATTTTTTAGCAGATGCAGCTGACCCTGATGGTGTTTTAGCATTTAACTTGGCAAATGCACAAAATGTTTATGATAGTTCAAATGTAGCAGGTGATGGGAATGATGGTGGTTGGAAACTTTCGGAATTAAATGTGGGACAAGTTGCGTTTTATTTACAAGATGAATGGAATGCTTCGGATAAATTTAAATTAACTTATGGAATTCGTTTTGATAAGCCTCTATATTTTGATACAGCTGATTTAATTCAAAAATTTATCGATACAGACAATGGTGGAGCAGGAAGAGATACTTCTATACAATATTATAATCCAAACACAGGCGAAGATGTCACTTTAGATTCTACAACTTTGCCTAATAATGATTGGTTAATATCACCAAGAGTTGGTTTTAATTGGGATATTGAAGGAGATAAAGCTATTCAATTACGTGGAGGAACAGGTATTTTTACCGGTAGACTACCATTTGTGTGGATCGGTAATCAAGTAAGTGGAGCTGATGATGGATTTTTTCAAATAGTAGATCCTGATTTTAAATTTCCTCAAGTATGGAGAACTAATTTAGGTGTTGATAAACGTTTTGAAAATGGAATTATCGGTACTTTAGATGTTTCTTATACTAAAGATTTAAATGCAGCTCATGTTCAAAACTGGGGATTAAGAGATCCTTCAGGAACCTTGAATGGTGTAGGAGATAATAGAACTTATTATGAATCAGATGATTATGTGGGTAATAATGCTTATGTTTTTACGAACTCAGATAAAGGTAGAGTGTTTAATATCTCTCTCAAAGGGCAAAAAACTTTCGATAATGGTTTATATATAATGGCGGCGTACAGTTATTTGGATTCAAAAGAAGTAAATTCTATTGAAGCAGAGATAACAGGAGATGCTTTTGATTTTAATCCAACTGCTGGTGATGCAAATGCAGATGTATTATCTTATTCGGCTTATGGAGATACCCATCGTTTTATCGGAGTATTATCTAAAAATTTCGGATATGGTAAGGGCAAATGGAATACAACAATTTCTTCATTCTTTGAATATGCGCAAGGGGCTAGGTATAATTATACATATGCGGGTAATATAAATGGAGATAGTTCAGGTCAAAACAACGATTTATTATACATTCCTACAGCGGCAGAAGTTGGTCAAATGCAATTTTCAGGAGCAGGACAAGCAGAAGCTTTCGAAGCGTATATCCAACAAGATGATTATTTAAGTGATAATAGAGGTGATTATATGGAACGTTATGGCGCTTTAGCACCATGGAGAGGGAAGTGGGATGTTAAATTTCTACAAGATTACAAGTTTGATAACAATAATAAAATTCAGTTTAGTATTGATGTGCTGAACATTGGTAATTTAATTAGTTCTGATTGGGGAGTTGTTCAACAGCCAAATAATGTAAGTCCAATTGGTGTTTCTGTAGATGCTACAAATACGCCAACCTATACATTTGATCCTAGCTTAACGGAAACATACGGTTATGATGCTAGTTTATTATCAAGATGGCAAGCACAATTTGGTTTGCGTTATATCTTCTAG